TTCCAACACTTCCAATCTATCTCTGTCGAGTTAGATTATCAGTGAAAACTGGGGAATTTTAAACCGTTATTATTGAGGATTTTAACACCGATATTCACATATTCCAGAAACAAAGAATAATAAGCAGAACATATAGAGATTGTTCATGTTAAAACTCATAAGTATATTGAATACTGCCATGCCACTTACAAAAATAAAAGCGATGTAAAGTAGTTTATTTCCCCATTTAATCTTCCGTGATACTATTGCACCAATAATAATACCTAAAGGTGATGAGGCAAAAACTATTCCATACCAAATTTGAGAGGTGTCACTTAAAACTAAATATGTTTGTATTGCCAATACCATGCTAGCTCCCAAAATATTAATGACTGCAGCTATAAGTATAAATATAAATATTGTTGATGATTTCACTACTAAATTTATACCTTCAATTAATTCTGCTAGAATATTAGTTTTATTGGTTTTGTTAGTTTTGTTAGTTTTGTTAGTCTTAGAACAAGAGACTTCTACTTTTTTAATAAATACCAAAGCAAGAATAAGTAATAAAGATTCTATTAAAAATGTATAATGATAACCAAGTATTATAATGAATAAGCCACCTATTAATGGTGATAAAGTTTGTGATAGTTGAGAAACTATTTGATTAATTGGAACTGCTTTTGTTAAGTTATCTTTACCGACAATATCTAACAGAATGGAATGATTAACAGGACTGTTAATAGAAATTCCTAACATTCTAATACATACAAGTACAAGTACTATTGAATATACAAATGCAATATTACTTAATAAGTAAATAGATAAGGTCGAGAAAATAACAACTAATGTACCTATAACAATAATATTTACTTTAGAATACCGATCAGCCATAGCACCTCCTAAGGGAGATGCTATAGAACTTATTACTATAGCCATAGAACTAACTATAGAAACAAGGAATGGTGATTTGGTTTCGTTTAATATCCAAATTGGAATTATAAATATAACAGTTGCATTAATTATTGAAGTTAAGAAGAGATATAAGATGTAATTCTTATGATTATGGTTGATAAACAAAACTATTACCTCTCTTCTATCTATTATTTCAAGTATATTCCAAAGCACGCATTTCGGATCTAAGGTGCTAGTATCTCGTTTTTAATACGAACTTTCTTAATCTTTTTTTCATTGATCTGTGTAAAGTATAGATAATCACTATAAATAATGTTGGGTTAACACGCGACCACATTTAATGTAAAAGGAAATTCTCATAGGCTTTGAGAGAATATCAAGCCTGCTCTTAGCGGTAAAAACAAGGGATTTAGAACCGTAAAGAGAGAATTTCGAAACGTTGTTGACAAAAACCTCAATACTGTCTAATGATTTCTTGTAATTGCTTCATATAACTCTTTTTTAATGCTGGCGGATATTCAATTTTCACATGTTTTCCAAAGGAAACTAAGTAATGTGTCATGTATGAAAGTTCTTCAATGTTGTAACCTCCTACAATATACGGTACATCATTAATGATCTCTAATGCCATATTTGGATAGTTTTTCTTTAAAAACAGCTCTTTCCCAAACTCTGTCAAACGACATTTGAAAGGAATATTATGATAGGCTGCTTCATACTCAACATGCATTTCTTTTAATTGTTCCCTAGTAAATGTGTTTAGATTTTCTTCCTCAATTGCAACTTCCGACATATAGTCGCATCTGTACGTTCCCCATTTTTCTCTATTGAGATCATAAGCAGTAACAAACCAAATGCCACTTCTATAAAACAGCTCAAGTAATTGAAGTTGGATTGAAACATTTTCATATTGAGTATAGGTCATTGTCAATTTTTTTTCTTCTAAAATACTCTGAAAAATCAGTTCGAGATTATCCAGTTCATTGACCGGTGCTACATTATAATAATGAATAATATCTAATGTATTAGAGATATTTTCTTTTCTCTCATCTGACATTGTAGCAAATAGTTTTTGACGAATTTGTGGATACGACTTTTTAAACGGCGTTGCTGACAACACATCTAATGCTTTTAAAGCAAAGAAAATAGCTTGTACTTCAT
Above is a genomic segment from Litoribacterium kuwaitense containing:
- a CDS encoding helix-turn-helix transcriptional regulator — its product is MKKSERLNQELIFLRDKHFFQLQDLENEFSISKRTALRDIEELESMGLAFYVESGRHGGYRLIDQSPLVPIYFNKDEVQAIFFALKALDVLSATPFKKSYPQIRQKLFATMSDERKENISNTLDIIHYYNVAPVNELDNLELIFQSILEEKKLTMTYTQYENVSIQLQLLELFYRSGIWFVTAYDLNREKWGTYRCDYMSEVAIEEENLNTFTREQLKEMHVEYEAAYHNIPFKCRLTEFGKELFLKKNYPNMALEIINDVPYIVGGYNIEELSYMTHYLVSFGKHVKIEYPPALKKSYMKQLQEIIRQY
- a CDS encoding MFS transporter; amino-acid sequence: MLWNILEIIDRREVIVLFINHNHKNYILYLFLTSIINATVIFIIPIWILNETKSPFLVSIVSSMAIVISSIASPLGGAMADRYSKVNIIVIGTLVVIFSTLSIYLLSNIAFVYSIVLVLVCIRMLGISINSPVNHSILLDIVGKDNLTKAVPINQIVSQLSQTLSPLIGGLFIIILGYHYTFLIESLLLILALVFIKKVEVSCSKTNKTNKTNKTNKTNILAELIEGINLVVKSSTIFIFILIAAVINILGASMVLAIQTYLVLSDTSQIWYGIVFASSPLGIIIGAIVSRKIKWGNKLLYIAFIFVSGMAVFNILMSFNMNNLYMFCLLFFVSGICEYRC